A part of Cardiocondyla obscurior isolate alpha-2009 linkage group LG23, Cobs3.1, whole genome shotgun sequence genomic DNA contains:
- the Gdi gene encoding rab GDP dissociation inhibitor beta isoform X2 encodes MFYFMLQSPAELNNSAEAHADCKFKAPSPDESYGRGRDWNVDLIPKFLMANGLLVKLLIHTGVTRYLEFKSVEGSYVYKSGKISKVPIDQQEALSSDLMGLFEKRRFRSFLIWVQNMQEDEPKTWDGFDPFNNSMSALYNKFSLDKNTQDFTGHALALYRDDDYIGQTAITTIRRIKLYSDSLARYGKSPYLYPMYGLGELPQGFARLSAIYGGTYMLDKPIDEIVIENGKVVGVRSGDEVAQCKQVFCDPTYVSDRVKKVGQVIRCICLMDHPIPSTGDALSTQIIIPQKQVGRNSDIYVSLVSHTHQVAAKGWFIAMVSTTVETKMPEAEIKPGLDLLGPIKQKFVSITDYMVPIDDGLNSQIFISTSYDATTHFETTCLDVLDIFKRATGEEFDFNKVKHELGDEDQ; translated from the exons atgttttattttatgttacagtcaccggcagaactcaacaactccgccgaagctcatgcagactg CAAGTTCAAGGCCCCATCGCCAGATGAGAGCTATGGCCGTGGTCGAGATTGGAACGTTGACTTGATACCCAAATTCCTGATGGCAAATGGTCTTCTCGTCAAGCTGCTCATTCACACGGGCGTAACGCGTTACTTGGAGTTCAAGTCGGTGGAGGGCTCGTATGTATACAAGTCGGGCAAGATTTCGAAGGTGCCCATCGATCAGCAGGAGGCTCTGTCCAGCGACTTGATGGGTTTGTTTGAGAAGCGGCGGTTCCGCAGCTTCCTCATATGGGTGCAGAATATGCAAGAGGACGAACCTAAGACGTGGGACGGCTTTGATCCTTTCAACAACAGCATGAGCGCACTGTACAACAAGTTCAGCTTAGATAAAAACACGCAGGACTTTACCGGACACGCGCTAGCTTTGTACag GGATGATGATTACATAGGCCAAACCGCGATAACCACCATCAGAAGGATCAAATTGTACAGCGACAGTTTAGCGCGGTATGGAAAATCGCCATATCTCTATCCGATGTACGGTTTAGGCGAGCTTCCGCAAGGATTTGCGCGGCTTAGCGCTATTTATGgcggtacatacatgctgGATAAGCCAATCGACGAAATCGTCATAGAGAACGGCAAA GTGGTCGGCGTCCGTTCCGGTGATGAGGTAGCTCAATGCAAACAAGTTTTTTGTGATCCTACATACGTATCTGATCGCGTGAAGAAGGTCGGTCAAGTTATAAGATGCATATGCCTCATGGATCATCCTATACCAAGCACAGGTGACGCATTATCCACGCAAATCATCATTCCTCAGAAACAG gTCGGCCGCAATTCCGATATTTATGTGTCCCTCGTGTCGCATACTCATCAAGTTGCAGCCAAAGGATGGTTCATCGCCATGGTCTCAACTACGGTAGAGACAAAAATGCCGGAAGCTGAGATCAAGCCTGGTTTAGACTTACTTGGTCCAATCAAACAGAAGTTTGTCAGCATTACCGACTACATGGTACCGATAGACGATGGTCTCAACAGCCAGATATTTATATCTACCAGTTACGATGCCACCACGCATTTCGAGACTACCTGCTTAGACGTGCTCGATATATTCAAGCGCGCCACCGGCGAAGAGTTTGACTTTAACAAGGTTAAGCATGAGCTTGGCGATGAGGATCAGTAA
- the Gdi gene encoding rab GDP dissociation inhibitor beta isoform X1 — protein MNEEYDAIVLGTGLKECILSGMLSVSGKRVLHIDRNKYYGGESASITPLEDLFSKFKAPSPDESYGRGRDWNVDLIPKFLMANGLLVKLLIHTGVTRYLEFKSVEGSYVYKSGKISKVPIDQQEALSSDLMGLFEKRRFRSFLIWVQNMQEDEPKTWDGFDPFNNSMSALYNKFSLDKNTQDFTGHALALYRDDDYIGQTAITTIRRIKLYSDSLARYGKSPYLYPMYGLGELPQGFARLSAIYGGTYMLDKPIDEIVIENGKVVGVRSGDEVAQCKQVFCDPTYVSDRVKKVGQVIRCICLMDHPIPSTGDALSTQIIIPQKQVGRNSDIYVSLVSHTHQVAAKGWFIAMVSTTVETKMPEAEIKPGLDLLGPIKQKFVSITDYMVPIDDGLNSQIFISTSYDATTHFETTCLDVLDIFKRATGEEFDFNKVKHELGDEDQ, from the exons ATGAATGAAGAATACGACGCGATCGTCCTGGGCACCGGCCTGAAGGAGTGCATCCTCTCGGGCATGCTGTCCGTCAGCGGCAAGCGGGTGCTGCACATCGACCGCAACAAGTACTACGGCGGCGAGTCGGCCTCCATCACGCCCCTCGAGGATCTGTTCAG CAAGTTCAAGGCCCCATCGCCAGATGAGAGCTATGGCCGTGGTCGAGATTGGAACGTTGACTTGATACCCAAATTCCTGATGGCAAATGGTCTTCTCGTCAAGCTGCTCATTCACACGGGCGTAACGCGTTACTTGGAGTTCAAGTCGGTGGAGGGCTCGTATGTATACAAGTCGGGCAAGATTTCGAAGGTGCCCATCGATCAGCAGGAGGCTCTGTCCAGCGACTTGATGGGTTTGTTTGAGAAGCGGCGGTTCCGCAGCTTCCTCATATGGGTGCAGAATATGCAAGAGGACGAACCTAAGACGTGGGACGGCTTTGATCCTTTCAACAACAGCATGAGCGCACTGTACAACAAGTTCAGCTTAGATAAAAACACGCAGGACTTTACCGGACACGCGCTAGCTTTGTACag GGATGATGATTACATAGGCCAAACCGCGATAACCACCATCAGAAGGATCAAATTGTACAGCGACAGTTTAGCGCGGTATGGAAAATCGCCATATCTCTATCCGATGTACGGTTTAGGCGAGCTTCCGCAAGGATTTGCGCGGCTTAGCGCTATTTATGgcggtacatacatgctgGATAAGCCAATCGACGAAATCGTCATAGAGAACGGCAAA GTGGTCGGCGTCCGTTCCGGTGATGAGGTAGCTCAATGCAAACAAGTTTTTTGTGATCCTACATACGTATCTGATCGCGTGAAGAAGGTCGGTCAAGTTATAAGATGCATATGCCTCATGGATCATCCTATACCAAGCACAGGTGACGCATTATCCACGCAAATCATCATTCCTCAGAAACAG gTCGGCCGCAATTCCGATATTTATGTGTCCCTCGTGTCGCATACTCATCAAGTTGCAGCCAAAGGATGGTTCATCGCCATGGTCTCAACTACGGTAGAGACAAAAATGCCGGAAGCTGAGATCAAGCCTGGTTTAGACTTACTTGGTCCAATCAAACAGAAGTTTGTCAGCATTACCGACTACATGGTACCGATAGACGATGGTCTCAACAGCCAGATATTTATATCTACCAGTTACGATGCCACCACGCATTTCGAGACTACCTGCTTAGACGTGCTCGATATATTCAAGCGCGCCACCGGCGAAGAGTTTGACTTTAACAAGGTTAAGCATGAGCTTGGCGATGAGGATCAGTAA